In Nocardioides cavernae, a single genomic region encodes these proteins:
- a CDS encoding dienelactone hydrolase family protein: MPTLTLTMPDGDAEAYLATAPSAAGPAPGVLFVIDAIGLRPRIEEMADRIASWGYTVLAPNVFHRDGTAAELAPSTDLREPGAREAFMPGAMERVKGLTTDLLARDLPAYLSALRSRPETAGEAVGVTGYCMGARIAVRAAGMDPDVVAVGGWHGGGLVTDGPDSPHLTLATARAAFAFGHASDDRSMPPEAVAALGAAMAEAGLAAVNEVFPGPHGYSMADTSMYDEESTERHFESLRTLLGSALAAR; encoded by the coding sequence GTGCCCACCCTCACCCTGACCATGCCCGACGGTGACGCCGAGGCCTACCTCGCCACCGCGCCGAGCGCGGCTGGACCTGCGCCGGGCGTCCTGTTCGTCATCGACGCGATCGGCCTCCGGCCCCGGATCGAGGAGATGGCCGACCGGATCGCGTCGTGGGGCTACACCGTGCTGGCCCCCAACGTCTTCCACCGCGATGGCACCGCGGCCGAGCTGGCTCCCAGCACGGACCTGCGGGAGCCCGGCGCCCGCGAGGCCTTCATGCCCGGCGCCATGGAGCGCGTCAAGGGACTCACCACCGACCTGCTCGCGCGCGACCTCCCGGCGTACCTGTCGGCGCTGCGCTCACGTCCCGAGACCGCGGGGGAGGCCGTCGGGGTCACGGGCTACTGCATGGGTGCTCGCATCGCGGTCCGCGCGGCGGGCATGGACCCGGACGTCGTCGCGGTCGGCGGCTGGCACGGCGGCGGTCTGGTGACCGACGGGCCCGACAGCCCCCACCTCACCCTGGCCACGGCGCGGGCCGCGTTCGCCTTCGGGCACGCCTCCGACGACCGGTCGATGCCGCCCGAGGCCGTCGCCGCCCTCGGTGCCGCGATGGCTGAGGCGGGCCTGGCCGCGGTCAACGAGGTCTTCCCGGGCCCCCACGGCTACTCCATGGCCGACACGTCGATGTACGACGAGGAGTCCACCGAGCGGCACTTCGAGAGCCTGCGCACGCTCCTGGGCTCCGCCCTCGCGGCCCGCTGA
- a CDS encoding universal stress protein, with amino-acid sequence MDNPRTPTRRILVAYDGSADAELALRWAAEEARATGRGLHVVTVDDAITSPWGAEMVHRGEDVLAGIEERFGDLDVEVETRVGHVTGELLRASVSDDLLVVGSRGHGRAEDLLIGSVSQHLARHAPCPVVVVRPTHGADARRIVVGVDGSATSSAALEQACRRAERTGETVVALHAWRTHAPSTDVWNAEPRAQEGLAHRQVLLAESVAGMRVDHPDVVIEQEAVPVAPVRCLVDASRGASLLVVGSHGLGFFGGLLLGSVSQGVLQRAECPVAVVR; translated from the coding sequence ATGGACAACCCGCGCACCCCCACCCGAAGGATCCTGGTCGCCTACGACGGTTCGGCGGACGCCGAGCTCGCCCTCCGATGGGCGGCCGAGGAGGCTCGCGCCACCGGTCGTGGGCTCCACGTCGTCACCGTCGACGATGCGATCACGTCGCCCTGGGGCGCGGAGATGGTGCACCGCGGCGAGGACGTGCTCGCCGGCATCGAGGAGCGGTTCGGCGACCTCGACGTCGAGGTGGAGACTCGCGTCGGCCACGTGACCGGCGAGCTGCTCCGTGCCTCGGTCTCCGACGACCTCCTGGTGGTCGGCAGCCGGGGGCACGGCCGGGCCGAGGACCTGCTCATCGGCTCGGTCAGCCAGCACCTCGCCCGCCACGCGCCCTGCCCTGTGGTCGTCGTACGCCCCACGCACGGCGCCGACGCCCGCCGCATCGTGGTCGGGGTCGACGGCTCGGCGACGAGCTCGGCCGCCCTGGAGCAGGCGTGCCGGCGGGCCGAGCGGACCGGCGAGACCGTGGTGGCGCTCCACGCCTGGCGCACGCACGCGCCGTCAACCGACGTGTGGAACGCCGAGCCGCGGGCGCAGGAGGGTCTCGCGCACCGCCAGGTGCTGCTGGCCGAGAGCGTCGCCGGGATGCGGGTCGACCACCCGGACGTCGTGATCGAGCAGGAGGCGGTCCCGGTCGCGCCCGTCCGCTGCTTGGTGGATGCCTCGCGCGGTGCCTCATTGCTGGTCGTCGGCTCGCACGGCCTCGGCTTCTTCGGCGGCCTGTTGCTGGGCTCGGTGAGCCAGGGGGTGCTGCAGCGCGCGGAGTGCCCGGTGGCGGTGGTGCGCTGA
- a CDS encoding pyridoxamine 5'-phosphate oxidase family protein, giving the protein MDEPITRMGTEECWEFLRRHEFGRLAHHLADEVHIAPVNYAVDHDPATGRRSLLFRTAEGSKLLGVVMNPDVAFEVDEIVGERATSIVLRGRARRLEEDEEHRAENLPLRPWVATAKWNVVEVDVTEVSGRRFELSRPWQHMTPD; this is encoded by the coding sequence ATGGACGAGCCGATCACCCGCATGGGCACCGAGGAGTGCTGGGAGTTCCTGCGCCGCCACGAGTTCGGCAGGCTGGCCCACCACCTCGCCGACGAGGTGCACATCGCGCCCGTCAACTACGCCGTCGACCACGACCCGGCCACGGGCCGCCGGTCCCTGCTGTTCCGGACCGCCGAGGGCTCGAAGCTGCTCGGGGTCGTGATGAACCCCGACGTCGCCTTCGAGGTCGACGAGATCGTCGGGGAGCGCGCCACGAGCATCGTGCTGCGCGGCCGGGCTCGCCGGCTCGAGGAGGACGAGGAGCACCGCGCCGAGAACCTCCCGCTCCGCCCGTGGGTGGCCACGGCGAAGTGGAACGTCGTCGAGGTCGACGTGACCGAGGTCAGCGGACGACGCTTCGAGCTCTCGCGCCCCTGGCAGCACATGACCCCGGACTGA
- a CDS encoding SDR family oxidoreductase, which yields MKIVVIGGTGLIGSKLIARLTEHGHEGVAAAPNTGVNTLTCEGLAEVLVGAEVVVDVSNSPSFADADVLDFFTRSTGNLLEAEKAAGVGHHVALSIVGTDRLPASGYLRAKVAQEQLIRDGGVPWSIVHATQFYEFTAAIAQAATVGEEVHLSTGYFQPMAADDVVAALGPITVGEPLGRIQEIGGPSKVRMSDFVAAALTAQGDPRTVVADPAATYFGAVLSGDELVPGPGARLFTTTYDEWRAAQAATV from the coding sequence ATGAAGATCGTCGTCATCGGCGGAACCGGCCTGATCGGTTCCAAGCTCATCGCCCGCCTCACCGAGCACGGCCACGAGGGCGTCGCCGCCGCACCCAACACGGGGGTGAACACGCTGACCTGTGAGGGCCTCGCGGAGGTGCTGGTCGGCGCGGAGGTCGTCGTCGACGTCTCCAACTCGCCGTCGTTCGCCGACGCGGACGTGCTGGACTTCTTCACCCGCTCGACCGGCAACCTCCTCGAGGCCGAGAAGGCGGCGGGCGTGGGCCACCACGTCGCTCTCTCCATCGTCGGGACCGATCGCCTCCCGGCGAGCGGTTACCTGCGCGCCAAGGTCGCCCAGGAGCAGCTGATCCGCGACGGCGGCGTGCCCTGGTCGATCGTCCACGCGACCCAGTTCTACGAGTTCACCGCCGCCATCGCCCAGGCCGCCACCGTGGGCGAGGAGGTCCACCTGTCCACCGGCTACTTCCAGCCGATGGCTGCCGACGACGTCGTCGCCGCGCTCGGGCCGATCACGGTCGGTGAGCCGCTCGGCCGGATCCAGGAGATCGGGGGGCCGTCCAAGGTCCGGATGAGCGACTTCGTCGCCGCCGCGCTCACCGCCCAGGGTGACCCCCGCACGGTGGTCGCCGACCCCGCCGCGACGTACTTCGGAGCCGTGCTGTCAGGTGACGAGCTCGTCCCGGGACCCGGCGCGCGCCTCTTCACCACGACGTACGACGAGTGGCGCGCGGCGCAGGCCGCCACCGTGTGA
- a CDS encoding RNA polymerase sigma-70 factor: MPEPERTDDDIERALALFADSRPRMFGIAYRMLGSVAEAEDIVQEAWLRWQQTDRSVVRNPGGFLTTMTTRLAINTAESARMRREQYVGPWLPEPVDTSADPLLGAERAEAIGVAVLVILESLPPRERAAYVLREAFAYDYGDIAEVLETTSANARQVVSRARRHLAAEQARPPEPVDPARHRALLEAFLDAARAGDLAALERVLAEDVVSVSDGAGMVRRAARHPVVGRSQVARFVAAFAPVFWPDTTITWLRTNGAPSVLVQQDGEAVAVLSLDVSGAGIERLMWVMVPDKLTRMS, translated from the coding sequence ATGCCAGAGCCGGAGCGGACCGACGACGACATCGAGCGCGCCCTGGCGCTGTTCGCCGACTCGCGACCGCGGATGTTCGGCATCGCCTACCGGATGCTGGGGAGCGTCGCCGAGGCCGAGGACATCGTCCAGGAGGCCTGGCTGCGCTGGCAGCAGACGGACCGCTCGGTGGTGCGCAACCCCGGTGGCTTCCTCACCACGATGACAACGCGCCTCGCGATCAACACCGCTGAGTCGGCCAGGATGCGGCGCGAGCAGTACGTCGGTCCGTGGCTGCCGGAGCCCGTCGACACCAGCGCCGACCCGTTGCTCGGGGCGGAGCGGGCGGAGGCGATCGGGGTCGCCGTGCTGGTCATCCTCGAGTCCCTCCCGCCTCGCGAGCGCGCGGCGTACGTGCTGCGCGAGGCGTTCGCCTACGACTACGGCGACATCGCGGAGGTCCTCGAGACCACCAGCGCCAACGCACGGCAGGTGGTCAGTCGAGCGAGGCGCCACCTGGCCGCGGAGCAAGCCCGACCGCCCGAACCGGTCGACCCCGCTCGGCACCGTGCCCTGCTCGAGGCGTTCCTCGACGCCGCGCGCGCCGGCGACCTCGCCGCGTTGGAGCGCGTCCTGGCCGAGGACGTCGTGAGCGTGTCCGACGGCGCCGGCATGGTGCGCCGGGCCGCGAGGCACCCGGTCGTCGGCCGCAGTCAGGTCGCGAGGTTCGTGGCTGCTTTCGCGCCGGTCTTCTGGCCCGACACGACGATCACCTGGCTGAGAACCAACGGGGCGCCGTCGGTGCTGGTCCAGCAGGACGGGGAAGCGGTGGCGGTGCTCAGCCTGGACGTGTCCGGGGCGGGCATCGAGCGCCTGATGTGGGTCATGGTGCCCGACAAGCTCACCCGCATGTCCTGA
- a CDS encoding L-serine ammonia-lyase codes for MTVSVFDLFKVGIGPSSSHTVGPMKAAHLFAEGLRADDLLPGVARVHVELFGSLGATGHGHGSVKAVVLGLAGEQPHLVDPVAADPMVQEVLSSGSIVLAGKHPVPFSVDDVVLHRRKRLEFHINGMVFQAFDAGGTELRRREYYSVGGGFVLDEDDVGNRVLVADETPVPHPFSTADELLAITRATGLRISDVMLANELVRRTEDEVRRELLAIWQVMQECVERGSRTTGVLPGGLKVRRRAAELKAKLEVEWASGVADPLGAMEWVTLYALAVNEENAAGGRVVTAPTNGAAGIVPAVLHYYHHFVPGADDDGVVRFLLTAAAIGLLFKENASISGAEVGCQGEVGSACSMAAGGLAEVIGGTPEQVENAAEIGIEHNLGLTCDPVGGLVQIPCIERNAVASIKAITAARMAVRGDGSHFVSLDKAIKTMRETGRDMKDKYKETARGGLALNVVEC; via the coding sequence ATGACCGTCAGCGTCTTCGACCTGTTCAAGGTGGGCATCGGTCCCTCCAGCTCGCACACGGTCGGGCCGATGAAGGCGGCCCACCTGTTCGCCGAGGGGCTGCGGGCCGACGACCTGTTGCCAGGCGTGGCCCGCGTCCACGTCGAGCTCTTCGGCTCGCTCGGAGCGACCGGCCACGGCCACGGCAGCGTCAAGGCGGTCGTCCTCGGCCTCGCCGGTGAGCAGCCGCACCTCGTCGACCCGGTGGCGGCCGACCCGATGGTCCAGGAGGTGCTGTCCTCGGGGAGCATCGTGCTCGCCGGCAAGCACCCGGTGCCCTTCTCGGTCGACGACGTCGTGCTGCACCGGCGCAAGCGGCTCGAGTTCCACATCAACGGCATGGTCTTCCAGGCCTTCGACGCCGGCGGCACCGAGCTCAGGCGGCGCGAGTACTACTCGGTCGGGGGCGGCTTCGTGCTCGACGAGGACGACGTCGGCAACCGGGTGCTGGTGGCCGACGAGACGCCCGTCCCCCACCCGTTCTCCACGGCCGACGAGCTGCTCGCCATCACCCGGGCGACGGGCCTGCGGATCAGCGACGTGATGCTCGCCAACGAGCTGGTCCGCCGGACCGAGGACGAGGTGCGCCGCGAGCTGCTGGCGATCTGGCAGGTGATGCAGGAGTGCGTCGAGCGCGGCAGCCGGACGACCGGGGTGCTGCCGGGTGGGTTGAAGGTACGCCGGCGCGCGGCCGAGCTGAAGGCCAAGCTCGAGGTCGAGTGGGCGTCCGGGGTCGCCGACCCCCTCGGGGCGATGGAGTGGGTGACCCTCTACGCGCTGGCGGTCAACGAGGAGAACGCCGCCGGCGGACGGGTCGTGACGGCGCCGACCAACGGCGCTGCCGGGATCGTGCCGGCGGTGCTGCACTACTACCACCACTTCGTCCCGGGGGCCGACGACGACGGCGTCGTCCGCTTCCTGCTCACGGCCGCGGCCATCGGCCTGCTGTTCAAGGAGAACGCATCCATCTCGGGCGCCGAGGTCGGCTGCCAGGGCGAGGTCGGCTCGGCCTGCTCGATGGCGGCCGGCGGGCTGGCCGAGGTCATCGGCGGCACCCCGGAGCAGGTGGAGAACGCCGCCGAGATCGGCATCGAGCACAACCTCGGGCTCACCTGCGACCCGGTCGGCGGGCTCGTCCAGATCCCCTGCATCGAGCGCAACGCGGTGGCCTCGATCAAGGCGATCACGGCGGCCCGCATGGCCGTGCGCGGTGACGGCTCGCACTTCGTCTCGCTGGACAAGGCGATCAAGACGATGCGCGAGACGGGGCGCGACATGAAGGACAAGTACAAGGAGACCGCCCGCGGAGGCCTCGCCCTCAACGTCGTGGAGTGCTGA
- a CDS encoding acyl-CoA dehydrogenase family protein — protein sequence MSEFPLYALSEEHQAIREAVRAVADAKIAPFAAAVDEEARYPHEAAAALLASDFHAPHVPEQYGGAGADALATVLVIEEVARACVSSSLIPAVNKLGSLPVQIAGSEELKQTYLGALARGEGGFSYCLSEPDAGSDAGGMKTRAVRDGDEWVLDGVKRWITNAGESEFYTVMAVTDPEKKTRGGISAFVVEKSDEGLSFGAPEKKLGIKGSPTREVYLDKVRIPASRMIGEEGTGFATAMQTLDHTRVTIAAQAVGVAQGALDYALDYAKERQQFGKAIADFQGMQFMLADMGMKVEAARQMTYAAAGRSERGDDDLTFFGAAAKCFASDVAMEVTVNAVQVLGGYGFTRDYPVERMMRDAKITQIYEGTNQVQRIVMARQLLAGVQSQL from the coding sequence ATGAGCGAGTTCCCCCTCTACGCCCTCTCCGAGGAGCACCAGGCGATCCGCGAGGCCGTCCGCGCCGTCGCCGACGCGAAGATCGCGCCGTTCGCGGCGGCTGTCGACGAGGAGGCGCGCTACCCCCACGAGGCGGCTGCAGCGCTGCTCGCGTCGGACTTCCACGCCCCCCACGTGCCCGAGCAGTACGGCGGCGCGGGCGCCGACGCGCTCGCCACCGTGCTGGTGATCGAGGAGGTCGCCCGCGCGTGCGTCTCGTCCTCGCTGATCCCCGCGGTCAACAAGCTCGGCTCCCTGCCGGTGCAGATCGCGGGCTCCGAGGAGCTCAAGCAGACCTACCTCGGCGCGCTGGCCCGCGGCGAGGGCGGCTTCTCGTACTGCCTCTCCGAGCCCGACGCCGGCTCCGACGCCGGCGGCATGAAGACCCGCGCGGTCCGCGACGGCGACGAGTGGGTGCTCGACGGCGTCAAGCGGTGGATCACCAACGCCGGCGAGTCCGAGTTCTACACCGTCATGGCCGTCACCGACCCCGAGAAGAAGACCCGCGGCGGCATCTCGGCGTTCGTGGTCGAGAAGTCCGACGAGGGCCTCTCCTTCGGTGCGCCGGAGAAGAAGCTCGGGATCAAGGGCAGCCCGACACGCGAGGTCTACCTCGACAAGGTCCGCATCCCCGCCTCGCGGATGATCGGCGAGGAGGGCACCGGCTTCGCGACCGCCATGCAGACCCTCGACCACACCCGCGTCACCATCGCCGCGCAGGCCGTGGGCGTCGCGCAGGGTGCGCTCGACTACGCGCTCGACTACGCCAAGGAGCGCCAGCAGTTCGGCAAGGCGATCGCCGACTTCCAGGGCATGCAGTTCATGCTCGCCGACATGGGCATGAAGGTCGAGGCGGCCCGCCAGATGACCTACGCCGCCGCGGGTCGCTCGGAGCGCGGCGACGACGACCTCACCTTCTTCGGCGCGGCGGCCAAGTGCTTCGCGTCCGACGTCGCGATGGAGGTCACGGTCAACGCGGTCCAGGTGCTCGGCGGCTACGGCTTCACCCGCGACTACCCGGTCGAGCGGATGATGCGCGACGCCAAGATCACCCAGATCTACGAGGGCACCAACCAGGTCCAGCGGATCGTGATGGCCCGGCAGCTCCTTGCAGGGGTGCAGAGCCAGCTCTGA
- a CDS encoding DUF6801 domain-containing protein encodes MFHNASRRLGAVAAAGALTAGALVALAAPTATAATASTTYTCTFPSLGARDIPVSITATLPTAANAGLDAPAIPVLLSVTLPGDVVDAAKGLFQATTIGGFSNDMVATLDELSSSDLAELPLQNVRFPQTAVPTTANTPLTLNTPNPLATPGVVPASTVPVNLPGGGTYDVVVPSAFKFTATKQGDVTMLADVPCAFKPGSPSSLGSIILAENESTTEATPTKKVTPLGKKTKLNVVVEAANEVPTGKVKVMKGKKTLGKGVLNAKGKVKVTLKKALPAGKTKVKVLYLGDDYTEKSKDKKVVIKVG; translated from the coding sequence ATGTTCCACAACGCATCTCGGCGCCTCGGTGCCGTCGCTGCTGCCGGCGCGCTGACCGCCGGCGCGCTGGTCGCCCTTGCGGCGCCCACTGCCACCGCGGCAACGGCGTCGACCACCTACACCTGCACCTTCCCGAGCCTCGGCGCCCGGGACATCCCGGTGTCCATCACGGCCACCCTGCCGACTGCCGCCAACGCCGGGCTCGATGCCCCGGCCATCCCGGTGCTCCTCAGCGTGACGCTGCCGGGCGACGTCGTCGACGCCGCGAAGGGGCTGTTCCAGGCGACCACCATCGGTGGCTTCTCGAACGACATGGTCGCCACCCTCGATGAGCTCTCCTCCTCGGACCTTGCCGAGCTGCCGCTGCAGAACGTGCGCTTCCCGCAGACCGCCGTGCCCACGACCGCGAACACGCCGCTGACGCTCAACACGCCCAACCCCCTGGCCACGCCGGGCGTGGTGCCCGCGTCCACGGTCCCGGTGAACCTGCCCGGTGGAGGCACGTACGACGTCGTGGTGCCGTCGGCGTTCAAGTTCACCGCGACGAAGCAGGGCGACGTGACGATGCTCGCGGACGTGCCGTGCGCCTTCAAGCCGGGGTCGCCGTCCAGCCTCGGCTCGATCATCCTGGCCGAGAACGAGTCGACCACCGAGGCGACGCCGACCAAGAAGGTCACGCCGCTCGGCAAGAAGACCAAGCTCAACGTCGTCGTCGAGGCGGCCAACGAGGTGCCCACCGGCAAGGTCAAGGTGATGAAGGGCAAGAAGACGCTCGGCAAGGGCGTGCTCAATGCCAAGGGCAAGGTCAAGGTCACGCTCAAGAAGGCGCTGCCGGCCGGCAAGACCAAGGTCAAGGTGCTCTACCTGGGTGACGACTACACCGAGAAGTCGAAGGACAAGAAGGTCGTCATCAAGGTCGGCTGA
- a CDS encoding CoA-binding protein, producing the protein MSSDWQDPATVDRMLDEAQTWAVVGLSGDPGRTAYTIAALLQERGKRIVPVHPVFADPGAPAVLGEQGYPTLADVPVPIDVVDVFRRSEAAGEFADQAVAVGAKGVWFQLGVVDADAFERTTAAGVPMVMDTCPAIEWSRRRR; encoded by the coding sequence ATGAGCAGCGACTGGCAGGACCCCGCGACCGTCGACCGGATGCTCGACGAGGCGCAGACGTGGGCCGTCGTCGGTCTTTCGGGCGACCCCGGCAGGACGGCGTACACCATCGCCGCCCTGCTCCAGGAGCGCGGCAAGCGAATCGTCCCGGTCCACCCGGTCTTCGCCGACCCGGGAGCTCCCGCGGTGCTCGGCGAGCAGGGTTACCCCACGCTCGCCGACGTGCCGGTGCCGATCGACGTCGTCGACGTCTTCCGCCGCTCCGAGGCGGCCGGCGAGTTCGCCGACCAGGCCGTCGCCGTCGGCGCGAAGGGTGTCTGGTTCCAGCTCGGGGTCGTCGACGCCGACGCGTTCGAGCGGACGACCGCCGCCGGGGTGCCGATGGTGATGGACACCTGTCCCGCGATCGAGTGGAGCAGGCGCCGCCGCTGA